A section of the Amycolatopsis sp. AA4 genome encodes:
- a CDS encoding non-ribosomal peptide synthetase, which produces MSDLAARKRELLRRRLAEAGLASTAQIPKRDREDDLPLSSAQSRMWFLQQLEPGTAAYNVCLAIDLRGDLDRPALQRSFQRLVERHEILRTRYLPGADGEPRQVVDPFAVVTMAETDLRGLPADRRDAAVESSAREESAHGFDLAKEHSLRLKLLRRADNDYVLVLTVHHIAWDGFTFNALSHDLSALYREDTTGRPAGLEPLPVQYADFALWQRKTFTDDRLAKDLDYWRAALDPMPESLPLPTDFPRPATRSSRGDRRMRTFGTDVTERVTAFAHDRGVTPFMVVFAAYAALLHRYTGATDVPIGSASMNRDAGEVERLVGNFGNTLVLRADLSGQPSFADLVSRVQRVCTDGYAHQDLPFDVLVEKLRPPRTAGRSVLFDVMLLFLAQGLRGFDFPGIETAWRTVHNDTTQFDLALEAFLAGGRMRIEATYSTDLYAAPTIDRFLDHLESLLRHALAAPDTPVARLAYHSAEIPAGRSAEAPETTLAELFASQAARTPDAEAVRFGSDSLTYAELDAKAAGLAGQLAAAGVGPERIVGIRQDRSLDLIVSLLAVHKAGGAYLPLDPSYPADRLEFMIEDAQPAVVLPCPLENSVETTPASPDNAAYVIYTSGSTGRPKGVVVTHRAIVNRLRWMQHEYHLTADDRVLQKTPSSFDVSVWEFFWPLIAGATLVLAKPGGHKDPDYLAELITRERITTVHFVPSMLRAYGDRPLPKRVITSGEALPSDLALPQLHNLYGPTETAVDVTYWPAVEGAGTGIVPIGRPVWNTRLHVLDSALQPVPPGVEGELYLAGVQLARGYLNRPALTASRFVAAPNGQRLYRTGDLVRWRADGVVEFVGRADDQVKLRGFRIELGEVEAALTALPRITGAAVVLRPEQQQLVAYIVGDATGARHALAKTLPDHLIPSVVVELDELPLSPSGKLDRRALPAPTSAVTDDEPGTERERALAMLFADLLGLDRVGVHDDFFALGGHSLLATKLVGRARAELGAELTIGTVFDAPTVARLAAILDDRGKTRPALTPMTRPRRLPLSFAQQRLWFLYRLEGASATYNVPFAVRLDGQLDVDALRAALSDVVGRHEVLRTIYPEFEGKPYQQVLGWTPTLAIGGTVREAAQRAFELDREPPFEARLIRDGDSHVLSLLTHHIASDGWSTERLVADLTTAYAARCAGRRPAWTPLPVHYADYVLWQRDLLGNDADPDSLASTQLEYWRTALADLPEELPLPTDRPRPATASFAGDAVRFQLSAETRAALHKLARETGSTVFMTVQAAFAALLGALGAGDDIPIGSPVAGRTDAALDSLVGFFVNTLVLRTDLTGDPTFRQLVDRVRRTDLDAFAHQDLPFERIVEAVNPARSLGKHPLFQVMFAYQQAAAETAPFGEAALREEHVGFYAARTDLSCHLFEHAGGIDGWLVYSRDLFDQSTVDDMATRFVRYTESLVTEPDRPLSATTVLTEGERVLEFPAAEVPETTLAELFAAQVSRTPDAEAVRFGRDSLTYAQLDARATDLAEQLSAAGVGPDQIVGIRQDRSLDLVVSLLAVLKAGGAYLPLDPSYPAERLDFMIEDAQPVAVLPAALEGRAEPAGAKPDDAAYVIYTSGSTGRPKGVVVSHRSIVNRLLWMQDRYGLTADDRVLQKTPSSFDVSVWEFFWPLITGATLVLAKPDGHKDPDYLAHLIQTEDITTVHFVPSMLRAYGDRPLPERVITSGEALPADIAKPGMHNLYGPTETAVDVTHHTVTDQVAIGRPVWNTQTHVLDRLLRPVPPGVPGELYLGGVQLARGYLNRPALTASRFVAAPNGQRLYRTGDLVKRDREGVLHYLGRTDDQVKLRGFRIELGEIEAALAAEDGVDVAAVVVRDERLVAYVVGTAPDLRAKLPEHLVPAAIVELDRLPLTSNGKLNRKALPDPDFTARTGSAKPRTERERLLCQLFAETLQLPEIGVHDSFFELGGDSIVSVQLVSRARKAGISLTPRQVFEHRTPAGLAAAGDFTVHADVPHGRVAPTPIMRYRGLFQAMLLTAPPGLTEPGLVRTVQAVLDRHDLLRARWDGETLVVPAESFDAAEIVTRAAGSLDDELLAARDRLDDDRLVQVVRFDDRVLIVADHLVVDGVSWRILLDDLAEAWQGRELVRTGTSFRRWSELLREQDRSGERELWHSILDGADPVLPLTDAVPEHAECTAPLPVGDVEQALLTALGRTLDRDNAVIAVERHGREEQIAPGVDLSATVGWFTAVFPVRTSGSVHRLPDGGLGYGLLRPFDLPEPTIVLNYLGRVDTGDGTPWSVAPEAPMLRVPPRPGRTPDWALEINAAAVNGELRISLTGQTDVRTLAARLRDALAGGGPALDLSLVDLSQDDIDEFEEELGTW; this is translated from the coding sequence GTGAGTGACCTGGCCGCCCGCAAACGCGAGCTGCTCCGCCGCCGCCTCGCCGAGGCCGGGCTCGCGAGCACGGCGCAGATCCCGAAGCGCGACCGCGAGGACGACCTGCCCTTGTCGTCCGCTCAGTCGCGGATGTGGTTCCTGCAGCAGCTCGAACCGGGCACCGCCGCGTACAACGTGTGCCTCGCCATCGACCTTCGCGGCGATCTCGACCGCCCCGCACTGCAACGCTCGTTCCAGCGTCTCGTGGAACGCCACGAGATCCTCCGCACCCGGTACCTGCCCGGCGCCGACGGGGAGCCCCGGCAAGTGGTGGACCCGTTCGCGGTCGTCACGATGGCGGAAACGGACCTGCGAGGTCTGCCGGCCGACCGGCGCGACGCCGCGGTGGAGTCGTCCGCACGCGAGGAATCCGCGCACGGCTTCGACCTCGCGAAGGAACACTCGCTGCGGCTGAAGCTGTTGCGTCGCGCGGACAACGACTACGTGCTGGTCCTGACGGTGCACCACATCGCGTGGGACGGTTTCACCTTCAACGCGCTCTCGCACGACCTGTCCGCGCTTTACCGCGAGGACACCACCGGCCGACCGGCCGGGCTCGAACCGCTTCCCGTGCAGTACGCGGACTTCGCGCTGTGGCAGCGGAAAACGTTCACCGACGACCGTCTCGCCAAGGACCTCGACTACTGGCGCGCGGCGCTCGACCCGATGCCGGAAAGCCTTCCGCTGCCGACCGACTTCCCGCGCCCGGCAACGCGATCGAGCCGCGGCGACCGTCGCATGAGGACGTTCGGCACGGACGTGACCGAGCGCGTCACGGCGTTCGCCCACGACCGCGGCGTCACGCCGTTCATGGTGGTCTTCGCCGCGTATGCCGCGCTGCTGCACCGCTACACCGGTGCGACGGACGTGCCGATCGGATCGGCGTCGATGAACCGCGACGCCGGCGAGGTCGAACGGCTCGTCGGAAACTTCGGCAACACCCTCGTGCTGCGCGCGGATCTGTCCGGGCAGCCCTCGTTCGCCGACCTGGTCTCGCGGGTGCAACGCGTCTGCACCGACGGTTACGCACACCAGGACCTGCCGTTCGACGTGCTCGTCGAAAAGCTGCGGCCGCCGCGCACGGCCGGGCGTTCGGTGCTGTTCGACGTCATGCTGTTGTTCCTCGCGCAAGGTCTGCGAGGATTCGACTTTCCGGGCATCGAGACAGCCTGGCGGACGGTGCACAACGACACCACGCAGTTCGATCTCGCGCTGGAGGCTTTCCTCGCCGGCGGCCGGATGCGGATCGAGGCGACCTACTCGACCGACCTGTACGCGGCGCCGACGATCGACCGGTTCCTGGACCATCTCGAGTCGTTGCTGCGGCATGCGTTGGCCGCACCGGACACGCCCGTCGCCCGGCTGGCGTACCACTCCGCGGAAATCCCGGCCGGGCGCTCAGCGGAGGCGCCGGAGACGACTCTCGCCGAACTGTTCGCCTCCCAAGCCGCACGCACTCCGGACGCCGAAGCTGTGCGTTTCGGCAGCGACTCGCTCACCTATGCCGAACTCGACGCCAAGGCCGCCGGCCTCGCCGGACAGCTCGCCGCGGCAGGTGTCGGCCCGGAACGGATCGTCGGCATCCGCCAAGACCGTTCGCTCGACCTGATCGTCTCGCTGCTGGCCGTGCACAAGGCAGGCGGCGCGTATCTGCCGCTCGACCCGTCCTACCCGGCGGACCGGCTGGAGTTCATGATCGAGGACGCCCAGCCTGCCGTCGTTCTCCCCTGCCCGCTCGAAAACAGCGTCGAAACCACACCCGCGAGCCCGGACAACGCGGCCTACGTCATCTACACCTCCGGCTCCACCGGACGCCCGAAAGGCGTAGTCGTCACGCATCGCGCGATCGTCAACCGCCTGCGGTGGATGCAGCACGAATACCACCTCACCGCCGACGACCGGGTCCTGCAGAAGACCCCGTCCAGCTTCGACGTCTCCGTGTGGGAATTCTTCTGGCCGCTCATCGCCGGCGCCACCCTGGTCCTCGCGAAGCCCGGCGGCCACAAAGACCCCGACTACCTCGCCGAACTCATCACCCGCGAACGCATCACGACTGTCCACTTCGTCCCGTCGATGCTCCGCGCCTACGGCGACCGGCCGCTGCCCAAGCGAGTCATCACCTCCGGCGAAGCACTCCCCTCCGACCTGGCACTGCCGCAGCTGCACAACCTCTACGGCCCGACCGAAACCGCCGTCGACGTGACGTACTGGCCAGCCGTCGAGGGCGCCGGAACCGGCATCGTCCCGATCGGACGTCCGGTATGGAACACGCGGCTCCACGTGCTGGACTCAGCTCTCCAGCCGGTGCCGCCGGGAGTCGAGGGAGAGCTGTACCTCGCCGGAGTCCAGCTCGCCCGCGGCTACCTCAACCGCCCGGCGCTGACGGCGTCCCGCTTCGTCGCCGCACCGAACGGGCAACGGCTCTACCGCACCGGCGACCTCGTGCGCTGGCGCGCGGACGGCGTGGTCGAGTTCGTCGGCCGCGCCGACGACCAGGTCAAGCTCCGCGGCTTCCGGATCGAACTCGGCGAGGTCGAAGCCGCGCTCACCGCGTTGCCCCGGATCACCGGCGCGGCCGTCGTGCTGCGGCCGGAACAGCAGCAGCTCGTCGCCTACATCGTCGGCGACGCGACCGGCGCCCGGCACGCGCTGGCGAAGACGTTGCCGGACCACCTGATCCCCTCGGTCGTCGTCGAACTGGACGAACTTCCCCTTTCCCCCAGCGGAAAACTCGACCGCCGCGCGCTGCCCGCCCCGACCTCCGCGGTCACCGACGACGAGCCCGGCACCGAACGGGAACGCGCGCTGGCCATGCTCTTCGCCGACCTGCTCGGACTCGACCGCGTCGGCGTGCACGACGATTTCTTCGCGCTCGGCGGGCATTCTCTGCTCGCCACGAAACTGGTCGGCCGGGCCCGCGCCGAACTCGGCGCGGAACTGACGATCGGCACCGTCTTCGACGCGCCCACTGTCGCCAGGCTGGCCGCGATCCTGGACGACAGAGGCAAGACCCGCCCAGCCCTCACTCCGATGACCCGGCCGCGCCGTCTGCCGTTGTCGTTCGCGCAGCAGCGGCTGTGGTTCCTCTACCGGCTCGAAGGCGCGAGCGCGACCTACAACGTGCCGTTCGCGGTCCGTCTCGACGGCCAGCTCGACGTCGACGCCCTTCGCGCCGCGCTGTCCGACGTGGTCGGACGGCACGAGGTGCTGCGCACGATCTACCCGGAGTTCGAGGGCAAGCCCTACCAGCAGGTGCTCGGCTGGACGCCGACCCTGGCCATCGGCGGGACCGTGCGCGAAGCGGCGCAGCGCGCGTTCGAACTGGACAGAGAGCCGCCGTTCGAAGCCCGGCTGATCCGGGATGGCGACAGTCACGTGCTTTCCCTGCTCACGCACCACATCGCATCCGACGGCTGGTCGACCGAACGTCTCGTCGCCGACCTCACCACCGCCTACGCCGCGCGGTGCGCGGGCCGGCGCCCGGCGTGGACCCCGTTGCCGGTCCACTACGCCGACTACGTCCTGTGGCAACGGGACCTGCTGGGCAACGACGCCGACCCGGACAGCCTGGCCTCGACCCAGCTCGAGTACTGGCGGACCGCGCTCGCGGACCTGCCGGAAGAACTCCCGTTGCCGACGGACCGTCCACGGCCCGCGACCGCGAGCTTCGCCGGGGACGCCGTCCGGTTCCAGCTTTCCGCTGAAACCCGCGCCGCGCTGCACAAGCTGGCCCGCGAAACGGGATCAACCGTCTTCATGACCGTGCAGGCCGCGTTCGCGGCGTTGCTCGGCGCCCTCGGGGCGGGTGACGACATTCCGATCGGCAGCCCGGTCGCGGGCCGCACCGACGCCGCCCTCGACAGCCTGGTCGGCTTCTTCGTCAACACGCTGGTCCTGCGCACGGATCTGACCGGCGACCCGACGTTCCGGCAGCTCGTGGACCGGGTGCGCCGGACCGACCTCGACGCGTTCGCGCATCAGGATCTGCCGTTCGAGCGGATCGTCGAAGCCGTCAACCCAGCGCGCTCGCTCGGCAAGCACCCGCTGTTCCAGGTCATGTTCGCCTACCAGCAGGCCGCCGCGGAGACCGCACCGTTCGGCGAGGCGGCGCTGCGCGAGGAGCACGTCGGCTTCTACGCGGCACGGACAGACCTGTCGTGCCACCTGTTCGAGCACGCGGGCGGCATCGACGGCTGGCTGGTCTACAGCCGCGACCTGTTCGATCAGTCCACTGTGGACGACATGGCGACCCGGTTCGTCCGCTACACGGAGTCTCTCGTCACCGAACCGGACCGGCCGCTCTCGGCGACCACCGTGCTGACCGAGGGCGAACGGGTCCTGGAATTCCCCGCCGCCGAAGTGCCGGAAACGACGCTGGCCGAACTGTTCGCCGCCCAGGTCTCCCGCACGCCAGACGCCGAGGCCGTCCGCTTCGGCAGGGATTCGCTGACCTACGCCCAACTCGACGCCCGAGCCACCGACCTCGCCGAGCAACTCTCCGCCGCGGGCGTCGGCCCGGACCAGATCGTCGGCATCCGCCAAGACCGCTCGCTCGACCTGGTCGTCTCCTTGCTCGCCGTGCTGAAGGCAGGCGGCGCGTATCTGCCGCTGGACCCGTCCTATCCCGCGGAACGACTGGACTTCATGATCGAAGACGCCCAGCCGGTGGCGGTTCTGCCCGCCGCGCTGGAAGGCAGGGCGGAACCGGCCGGGGCGAAACCTGACGACGCGGCATACGTCATCTACACCTCCGGCTCCACCGGCCGTCCCAAGGGCGTTGTCGTCAGCCATCGCTCGATCGTCAACCGCCTCCTGTGGATGCAGGACCGCTACGGTCTCACCGCCGACGACCGGGTCCTGCAGAAAACCCCGTCCAGCTTCGACGTCTCCGTCTGGGAATTCTTCTGGCCGCTCATCACCGGCGCGACCCTCGTGCTCGCGAAACCAGACGGCCACAAGGACCCCGACTACCTCGCACACCTCATCCAAACCGAAGACATCACCACCGTCCACTTCGTCCCCTCGATGCTCCGCGCCTACGGCGACCGCCCGCTGCCGGAACGCGTGATCACCTCCGGCGAAGCTCTCCCCGCCGATATCGCGAAACCCGGCATGCACAACCTCTACGGCCCCACCGAAACCGCCGTCGACGTCACCCACCACACGGTCACCGACCAGGTCGCCATCGGCCGCCCGGTGTGGAACACGCAAACCCACGTCCTCGACCGCCTGCTGCGGCCCGTGCCGCCGGGCGTGCCGGGAGAGCTGTACCTCGGCGGCGTCCAACTCGCCCGCGGCTACCTCAACCGCCCAGCGCTCACCGCGTCCCGCTTCGTCGCCGCACCGAACGGGCAACGGCTCTACCGCACCGGCGACCTGGTGAAACGCGACCGCGAGGGAGTCCTGCACTACCTCGGCCGCACCGACGACCAAGTCAAACTCCGCGGGTTCCGGATCGAACTCGGCGAGATCGAAGCCGCACTCGCCGCGGAGGACGGCGTCGACGTGGCTGCCGTCGTGGTCCGAGACGAGCGGCTCGTCGCCTACGTCGTCGGCACGGCGCCGGACCTCCGCGCGAAGCTGCCCGAACACCTGGTGCCCGCCGCGATCGTCGAACTCGACCGCCTCCCGCTCACCTCAAACGGCAAGCTCAACCGGAAAGCCCTCCCCGACCCGGACTTCACCGCGCGCACCGGTTCCGCGAAACCCCGCACCGAACGCGAACGCCTGCTGTGCCAGCTGTTCGCCGAAACATTGCAGCTGCCCGAAATCGGCGTGCACGACAGTTTCTTCGAGCTGGGCGGCGACAGCATCGTCTCGGTCCAGCTGGTGAGCCGCGCCCGCAAGGCCGGAATTTCGCTCACCCCGCGCCAGGTCTTCGAGCACCGGACCCCCGCCGGGCTCGCGGCGGCCGGCGACTTCACCGTCCACGCCGACGTCCCGCACGGCCGGGTCGCGCCGACCCCGATCATGCGGTACCGCGGGCTGTTCCAGGCGATGCTGCTGACCGCCCCGCCCGGCCTCACCGAACCCGGGCTCGTCCGGACCGTGCAGGCGGTACTGGACCGGCACGACCTCCTCCGCGCCCGCTGGGACGGCGAAACCCTGGTCGTGCCGGCGGAATCCTTCGACGCCGCCGAGATCGTCACCCGAGCTGCCGGATCGCTGGACGACGAACTGCTCGCCGCCCGCGACCGGCTCGACGACGACCGGCTCGTCCAGGTCGTGCGGTTCGACGACCGCGTGCTGATCGTCGCCGACCACTTGGTCGTGGACGGCGTCTCGTGGCGGATCCTCCTCGACGACCTCGCCGAAGCCTGGCAGGGCCGGGAACTGGTCCGCACCGGCACGTCGTTCCGGCGCTGGAGCGAACTGCTCCGGGAACAGGACCGCAGCGGCGAACGCGAGCTCTGGCACAGCATTCTCGACGGCGCCGACCCGGTGCTGCCGCTCACCGACGCCGTGCCCGAGCACGCCGAATGCACGGCGCCACTGCCGGTCGGAGACGTCGAGCAGGCGCTGCTCACCGCGCTCGGGCGCACGCTCGACCGCGACAACGCGGTCATCGCCGTCGAACGACACGGCCGAGAGGAACAGATCGCGCCCGGCGTGGACCTGTCCGCGACCGTCGGCTGGTTCACCGCCGTCTTCCCCGTCCGAACCTCGGGCAGCGTCCACCGGCTGCCCGACGGCGGACTCGGCTACGGGCTGCTGCGGCCGTTCGACCTGCCCGAGCCGACGATCGTGCTGAACTACCTGGGCCGGGTGGACACCGGCGACGGCACTCCGTGGTCGGTCGCTCCCGAGGCGCCGATGCTGCGGGTGCCGCCCCGGCCGGGCCGGACCCCCGACTGGGCGCTGGAGATCAACGCCGCCGCCGTGAACGGCGAACTGCGGATTTCCCTGACCGGGCAGACCGACGTGCGCACGCTGGCCGCGCGCTTGCGGGACGCGCTCGCCGGCGGCGGACCCGCGTTGGACCTTTCCCTGGTGGACCTCAGCCAGGACGACATCGACGAGTTCGAAGAGGAGCTGGGCACGTGGTGA
- a CDS encoding non-ribosomal peptide synthetase — MGEEVIEDVLPLSPLQQGMLFHAVYDTGAEDVYCVQSVLSLEGTVDGPRLRAAAEQLLARHSNLRSAFVHEDVDEPVQVVLDQVELPWTETDGDLAAVLERDRAQRFVLDEPPLLRFSLVHLGETEHRLVLTNHHILLDGWSLPLLISELLQIYGGANPPSPRPYRDYLAWLAARDRADSAKAWTGALAGAEPTLLAPAASRVPTRPGKIRLDLAADRLYARARKLGLTVNTVIQGLWGQVLGRLTGRDDVVFGATVSGRPADLSGADSMVGLFINTVPVRVRTEAPLSELQAEQSKLLDHHYLGLTEIQRAAGAGDLFDTLIVFENYPIDAAAVSDSERAAGLRITGVEVDDATHYPLTLAVAAEEQLSVTFEYRPDVFDHAWLATLAQYFTRAVESFADGRPFELLSEADLRSLAEFGTGKRLRTEPTTMSEVFEAQARTTPDATAIVSGADRLTFAHVNARANAIARKLVDQGAGPEKIVALRLAPGPEMIIALLAVFKAGAAYLPLDPDWPDERIDVMLADSRPVVTLTELPPGTGENFPQRARPENPAYVIYTSGSTGVPKAVVVPHRSIANLLISHRTDLFDPARAQVGRPLRVAHAWPMAFDASWQPMLWLFAGHELHLVPPDVRRDADLLRAFLREHEIEFVELSPSLLTQVAAEPWRGSLKVLGVGGEAVPGELWRALRDEPGLAVYNLYGPTECTVDSAAADFADSPTPSIGSPVGNARAYVLDRRLRPCPIGVEGELYLAGAGLARGYLGRPGTTAERFVADPFHGGRMYRTGDIARWTAGGFLECLGRVDDQVKIRGFRIEPGEIEAVLSRDDRVERAVVVPREDAPGVRRLVAYVVLRRGGVDGLRERVAASLPEYLVPSAVVAVDSFPLTRNDKLDVKALPAPEYHGTTREPETANEARLAELFAEVLGVSRVGADDSFFALGGDSIVSMRLVGKARAAGFGFSPRDVFERRTVAELARVAGAAPVRRDPDAGIGDVPLTPMLSWLTHNRPYDRLSQARLVCTPPDLTRERLTELLQTLLDRHDVLRSTFDGSFTVRPRGAVQARVQRVELTDVAAQLPEVMEAELGELDPAAGEMARFVWFDGGPGRDGRLLLLLHHLVVDAASWGILVPELADLWAGRELPPLGTSFREWANALPEAARAKTSELGMWRDILSGPDPVLGTRRLDPAVDTRATVRSIRTVLDEDLTQALLTAVPERLGAPIDVILLTAFARAVERWRGEPGPVLLAVENHGREEQIVPRADLSGTVGWFTSVHPVRLDPADVPTVAAQLALPDKGIGHGLLRYVNPDTAAELAALPEPQIEVNYLGRFTSGETSGAPWSGAPEAGAMGGGADAAQPAPYCLVLNCLVDGAALHADWQWPGALFTDDRIHALSAAWFDALKEISGE; from the coding sequence ATGGGGGAAGAAGTGATCGAGGACGTCCTGCCGCTTTCCCCGCTGCAGCAGGGAATGCTGTTCCACGCGGTCTACGACACCGGCGCCGAGGACGTCTACTGCGTCCAATCCGTCCTCAGCCTCGAGGGCACAGTGGACGGTCCGCGCCTGCGCGCAGCAGCCGAACAGCTGCTGGCCCGGCACTCCAACCTCCGCTCGGCCTTCGTGCACGAGGACGTCGACGAACCGGTCCAGGTCGTGCTGGATCAGGTCGAGCTGCCCTGGACCGAGACCGACGGCGACCTCGCGGCTGTTCTCGAACGAGACCGCGCACAGCGCTTCGTCCTCGACGAACCGCCGTTGCTGCGGTTCTCCCTGGTGCACCTCGGCGAAACCGAGCACCGGCTCGTCCTGACCAATCACCACATCCTGCTGGACGGCTGGTCGCTGCCGCTGCTGATCAGCGAACTGCTGCAGATCTACGGCGGCGCGAACCCGCCGAGCCCGCGGCCCTACCGCGACTACCTGGCTTGGCTGGCCGCACGCGACCGCGCCGACTCGGCGAAAGCGTGGACCGGCGCACTCGCCGGCGCCGAACCGACGCTCCTCGCGCCCGCCGCGTCGCGCGTGCCCACGCGGCCGGGCAAGATCCGCCTCGACCTGGCCGCGGACCGGCTCTACGCCCGCGCCCGGAAGCTGGGACTCACGGTGAACACCGTGATCCAGGGGCTGTGGGGCCAGGTGCTCGGGCGGCTGACCGGCCGCGACGACGTGGTGTTCGGCGCGACCGTGTCCGGCCGTCCGGCCGATCTGTCCGGTGCGGACTCGATGGTCGGACTGTTCATCAACACGGTCCCCGTGCGAGTACGTACCGAGGCACCGCTGAGCGAACTGCAGGCCGAGCAGTCGAAGCTGCTCGACCACCACTACCTCGGACTGACCGAAATCCAACGCGCCGCGGGCGCCGGGGACCTGTTCGACACGCTCATCGTGTTCGAGAACTACCCCATCGACGCAGCCGCGGTCAGCGACAGCGAGCGCGCCGCCGGGCTCCGCATCACCGGCGTCGAGGTCGACGACGCGACGCATTACCCGCTCACGCTCGCCGTGGCCGCGGAGGAACAGCTCTCCGTCACCTTCGAGTACCGGCCCGATGTTTTCGACCACGCTTGGCTCGCCACGCTCGCCCAGTACTTCACCCGCGCCGTCGAGAGCTTCGCCGACGGCAGGCCGTTCGAGCTGCTGTCCGAAGCCGACCTGCGCAGTCTCGCCGAATTCGGCACGGGCAAGCGTTTGCGGACCGAGCCGACGACGATGTCCGAGGTCTTCGAAGCGCAGGCCCGGACGACTCCGGACGCGACGGCCATCGTGTCCGGCGCCGACCGGCTGACGTTCGCGCACGTCAACGCCCGAGCCAACGCCATCGCCCGCAAGCTGGTCGACCAAGGCGCCGGGCCCGAGAAAATCGTCGCGCTCCGGCTGGCCCCCGGCCCGGAAATGATCATCGCGCTGCTTGCGGTGTTCAAGGCAGGCGCCGCGTACCTGCCGCTGGACCCGGACTGGCCCGACGAGCGCATCGACGTGATGCTGGCCGACTCGCGGCCCGTCGTGACCCTGACCGAACTCCCGCCCGGCACCGGCGAGAATTTCCCGCAGCGCGCCCGCCCCGAAAACCCGGCGTACGTCATTTACACGTCCGGCTCGACGGGTGTGCCGAAAGCGGTCGTCGTACCGCACCGGTCGATCGCGAACCTGCTGATCAGCCATCGCACGGACCTGTTCGATCCGGCGCGGGCCCAGGTCGGACGGCCGCTGCGGGTCGCGCACGCGTGGCCGATGGCTTTCGACGCGTCCTGGCAGCCGATGCTGTGGCTGTTCGCCGGCCACGAGCTGCACCTCGTGCCGCCGGACGTCCGCCGCGACGCCGACCTGCTTCGTGCCTTCCTCCGCGAGCACGAGATCGAGTTCGTCGAGTTGTCGCCCTCGCTGCTGACGCAGGTCGCGGCCGAGCCATGGCGGGGTTCGCTCAAGGTGCTCGGCGTCGGCGGCGAAGCCGTGCCGGGCGAGCTGTGGCGTGCGCTGCGGGACGAACCCGGCCTGGCCGTCTACAACCTGTACGGCCCGACTGAGTGCACTGTGGACTCCGCCGCGGCCGATTTCGCCGACAGCCCAACGCCTTCCATCGGATCACCAGTCGGCAATGCCCGCGCATACGTCCTCGACCGGCGGCTCCGGCCGTGTCCGATCGGCGTCGAAGGCGAGCTGTACCTGGCGGGCGCCGGCCTGGCCCGCGGTTACCTCGGCCGTCCGGGCACGACGGCGGAACGGTTCGTAGCCGATCCGTTCCACGGCGGCCGCATGTACCGGACCGGCGACATCGCGCGGTGGACCGCCGGCGGGTTCCTCGAATGCCTCGGCCGGGTCGACGACCAGGTCAAGATCCGTGGGTTCCGCATCGAACCCGGGGAAATCGAGGCGGTGCTGTCCCGGGACGACCGGGTCGAGCGCGCCGTCGTCGTCCCGCGCGAGGACGCGCCCGGCGTGCGCCGGCTGGTCGCGTATGTCGTGCTCCGCCGGGGCGGCGTCGACGGCCTCCGCGAACGGGTCGCGGCGAGCCTGCCGGAGTACCTGGTCCCGTCAGCGGTCGTCGCGGTCGATTCCTTCCCGTTGACCCGCAACGACAAACTCGACGTCAAGGCGTTGCCCGCCCCGGAGTACCACGGCACCACGCGAGAGCCGGAGACCGCCAACGAAGCCCGCCTCGCCGAACTGTTCGCCGAAGTGCTGGGTGTTTCGCGAGTCGGCGCGGACGACAGTTTCTTCGCTCTCGGCGGCGACAGCATCGTCTCGATGCGGCTGGTCGGCAAAGCCCGCGCAGCCGGCTTCGGGTTCAGCCCGCGTGACGTCTTCGAGCGCCGGACGGTCGCCGAACTGGCCCGCGTCGCCGGTGCCGCGCCGGTCCGGCGCGACCCGGATGCCGGGATCGGCGACGTCCCGCTGACGCCCATGCTCTCCTGGCTCACGCACAACCGGCCGTACGACCGGCTCAGCCAGGCCCGCCTCGTCTGCACTCCCCCGGACCTCACCCGCGAACGCCTCACCGAACTGCTGCAAACCCTCCTCGACCGGCACGACGTCCTGCGGTCGACTTTCGACGGTTCCTTCACCGTCCGCCCGCGCGGCGCCGTGCAGGCGCGGGTGCAGCGGGTCGAGCTGACCGACGTCGCCGCGCAGCTGCCGGAAGTCATGGAGGCAGAGCTGGGCGAACTCGACCCCGCGGCGGGCGAGATGGCCCGTTTCGTGTGGTTCGACGGCGGTCCCGGCCGCGACGGACGGCTGCTGCTCCTGCTGCACCACCTCGTGGTCGACGCCGCGTCCTGGGGCATCCTCGTGCCCGAACTCGCCGACCTGTGGGCCGGACGCGAGCTGCCGCCGCTTGGCACCTCGTTCCGGGAATGGGCGAACGCGCTGCCCGAAGCGGCGCGGGCGAAAACCAGCGAACTCGGGATGTGGCGCGACATCCTCTCCGGGCCGGACCCAGTGCTCGGCACCCGGCGTCTCGACCCGGCGGTCGACACCCGCGCCACGGTGCGGTCGATCCGCACCGTCCTCGACGAGGACCTGACGCAAGCGCTGCTCACGGCCGTGCCCGAGCGGCTCGGCGCCCCGATCGACGTCATCCTGCTCACCGCGTTCGCGCGCGCCGTCGAGCGGTGGCGCGGCGAACCAGGCCCAGTCCTGCTGGCGGTGGAAAACCACGGCCGGGAAGAGCAAATCGTGCCGCGGGCGGACCTGTCCGGCACCGTCGGCTGGTTCACCAGCGTGCATCCGGTCCGGCTCGACCCGGCCGACGTACCCACTGTTGCCGCGCAATTGGCGTTGCCGGACAAAGGAATCGGGCACGGATTGCTGCGCTACGTCAACCCGGACACCGCGGCCGAACTCGCCGCGCTGCCCGAACCGCAGATCGAGGTCAACTACCTCGGCCGGTTCACCTCGGGCGAGACGAGCGGCGCCCCGTGGTCCGGAGCCCCCGAAGCCGGCGCGATGGGCGGCGGCGCCGACGCCGCCCAGCCGGCCCCGTACTGCCTGGTTCTGAACTGTCTGGTCGACGGAGCCGCGCTGCATGCCGACTGGCAGTGGCCCGGCGCGCTCTTCACCGACGACCGGATCCACGCCCTTTCCGCGGCGTGGTTCGACGCCCTCAAGGAGATTTCCGGTGAGTGA